One Miscanthus floridulus cultivar M001 chromosome 11, ASM1932011v1, whole genome shotgun sequence DNA window includes the following coding sequences:
- the LOC136493125 gene encoding WPP domain-interacting protein 2-like, with translation MSMNYDGVRSEDRQSEEVQSAYKRDSDIGEEMIISSEEQNDENEWSWVNQDRNGDPLAESVSSLHTTQQVLENEIQKLSELGKELEAEESTSGNKDQDVIVLPYAEADMLELNEKMEHLEQKVKEASNTIREKDLRLSKLQVLIGAADKATLEEEEAAASIDQLETELEHHLQEKLEAEIQCLVMLKARQNWQVRAEDRMALEEHRALSAGDKTRMLLKLRETESKIVMLKEQVDKLEVREKELYRTTEVLKMQSRTFKVSLFGLVQLVMLCLSLKMFFARVSAPFDEVVPT, from the exons ATGTCGATGAACTATGATGGCGTTAGAAGTGAGGACCGGCAAAGTGAGGAGGTTCAGTCAGCATACAAAAGGGACAGTGACATTGGTGAGGAAATGATAATAAGTAGTGAAGAGCAAAATGATGAAAATGAATGGAGCTGGGTGAACCAAGATAGAAATGGTGATCCTCTTGCTGAATCGGTTTCTTCACTTCATACAACACAGCAAGTCCTTGAAAATG AGATACAAAAATTATCAGAACTTGGCAAAGAACTTGAGGCGGAGGAATCCACTTCTGGTAACAAAGACCAAGATGTAATCGTTTTGCCATATGCAGAGGCTGATATGTTGGAACTGAATGAGAAGATGGAACATCTTGAACAGAAAGTGAAAGAAGCATCAAACACCATCAGAGAGAAAGACTTAAGGCTTTCCAAGCTTCAAGTACTCATCGGTGCTGCAGACAAGGCAacactggaggaggaggaggcagcagcTAGCATCGACCAGTTGGAGACAGAGCTCGAGCACCATCTCCAGGAGAAACTAGAAGCCGAAATCCAGTGTCTGGTGATGCTGAAAGCGAGGCAGAATTGGCAGGTCCGGGCGGAGGACCGGATGGCCCTGGAGGAGCACAGGGCGCTGTCTGCCGGTGACAAGACCAGAATGTTGCTCAAGCTACGAGAGACGGAGAGCAAGATCGTGATGCTGAAAGAGCAGGTGGACAAGCTGGAGGTCCGGGAGAAGGAGCTCTACCGGACGACCGAGGTCCTGAAGATGCAGAGCAGGACCTTCAAAGTGTCCCTCTTTGGCCTCGTCCAGCTGGTAATGCTGTGCCTGTCCCTGAAGATGTTCTTCGCGAGGGTCTCAGCTCCATTTGACGAGGTTGTGCCGACATGA